A portion of the Syntrophorhabdaceae bacterium genome contains these proteins:
- a CDS encoding ATP-binding cassette domain-containing protein: MEKDKAAIEIPEPHIIVRDLTMAYGEHVVQQDITFTVNRGDVFIIMGGSGCGKSTLLRHLIGLKEPVKGEVLYGDVNLWDLTPDEREQFMRHFGVLYQSGALWSSMTLAENISLPLEQYTDLSHAQISEIISLKLSLVGLAGFEDYYPSEISGGMKKRAGLARAMAFDPEILYFDEPSAGLDPISAKLLDDLILELRDSLGTTIVVVTHELASIFAIGNNSVFLDADTKTMIASGDPKKLLAECKNPTVHSFLTRGGTESRCRAEHSNEYATEG, encoded by the coding sequence ATGGAAAAGGATAAGGCTGCTATTGAGATCCCTGAACCTCACATCATTGTCCGTGATCTGACGATGGCATACGGGGAACACGTGGTCCAACAGGATATAACATTTACGGTCAACCGCGGTGACGTCTTCATTATCATGGGCGGCAGCGGGTGCGGCAAAAGCACACTCTTGAGGCACCTTATCGGTCTCAAGGAACCCGTTAAGGGCGAAGTATTGTATGGAGATGTGAATCTCTGGGACCTGACCCCTGATGAACGGGAACAATTCATGAGACACTTCGGGGTTCTCTACCAGAGCGGGGCCCTGTGGAGCTCAATGACGCTTGCAGAGAACATATCCCTGCCGCTTGAGCAATACACCGACTTAAGCCATGCCCAGATCAGCGAGATCATATCACTTAAGCTTTCCCTCGTTGGCCTTGCAGGCTTCGAGGATTATTATCCCTCTGAGATCAGCGGCGGGATGAAAAAACGTGCCGGCCTTGCCCGCGCCATGGCCTTCGACCCCGAGATACTCTATTTCGACGAACCGTCTGCCGGGCTGGACCCTATTAGCGCGAAACTTCTCGACGATCTCATCCTCGAGCTCCGCGACAGCCTCGGTACCACTATTGTCGTCGTAACACATGAACTGGCAAGCATCTTTGCCATAGGGAACAATTCGGTATTTCTCGACGCGGATACAAAGACTATGATAGCATCAGGTGACCCGAAAAAACTCCTTGCCGAATGTAAGAACCCGACGGTCCACAGCTTCCTCACCAGGGGGGGTACGGAATCACGGTGTCGCGCCGAGCACAGTAACGAATACGCGACAGAGGGGTAA
- a CDS encoding ABC transporter permease: MKQGELRFERSTENTLTINVSGEWRLTDALPSSDALMREIDAVTQPQRIVFDAQGLEGWDSGLLTFLIRLKHHCSGKETTIDFGGLPRGVQRLLNLASTVPELKEAHRESIRVSLLTHITHAEVTIWHALLEILSFLGEVSVAFVRLFTGRARFRRSDLMLILEQCGADALPIVSLISVLVGLILAFVGSIQLKMFGAQIFIADLVGIAMTRAMGAIMVGIIMAGRTGAAFAARIGTMQVNEEIDALKTAGISPVEFLVLPRMIALTLMMPLLTLYADLMGMLGGLIVSVTGFGIGVNEYFQETKEAVGLTNIWIGLFSGFVFGILVSFAGCLRGMQCGRSASAVGDATTSAVVTSIVSIIIATAIITILCDVLGL, encoded by the coding sequence TTGAAGCAGGGTGAACTGCGTTTTGAGAGGTCAACGGAAAACACCCTTACTATCAATGTTTCAGGGGAGTGGAGACTTACCGACGCTCTTCCCTCTTCCGACGCTCTCATGAGAGAGATCGATGCGGTAACGCAGCCGCAACGAATAGTCTTTGACGCGCAGGGGCTTGAGGGATGGGACAGCGGTCTTCTGACCTTTCTCATCAGATTGAAGCATCACTGTTCCGGAAAGGAGACTACTATAGATTTCGGAGGATTGCCCCGGGGCGTCCAGCGGCTCCTCAACCTCGCATCCACAGTCCCGGAACTGAAAGAGGCACACAGGGAATCGATCCGTGTATCGTTGCTGACACACATCACCCATGCAGAGGTAACCATATGGCACGCCCTCCTCGAGATACTGAGTTTCCTTGGGGAGGTCTCTGTCGCTTTTGTCAGGCTCTTTACCGGCAGGGCCAGGTTCCGCCGCTCCGATCTCATGCTGATCCTTGAACAATGCGGCGCAGATGCCCTTCCTATCGTCTCCCTTATCAGTGTACTTGTCGGCCTCATCCTTGCCTTTGTCGGTTCCATACAGCTCAAGATGTTCGGGGCACAGATCTTTATCGCCGACCTTGTCGGCATCGCGATGACACGGGCAATGGGGGCCATCATGGTAGGGATCATCATGGCAGGACGCACCGGTGCAGCATTTGCGGCAAGGATCGGCACCATGCAGGTCAATGAAGAGATCGACGCCCTGAAGACTGCCGGCATATCGCCTGTCGAATTCCTTGTTCTTCCGAGGATGATCGCCCTGACCCTTATGATGCCGCTCCTTACCCTCTATGCGGATCTGATGGGCATGCTGGGTGGGCTTATTGTCAGTGTAACAGGGTTTGGCATCGGGGTGAACGAATACTTTCAGGAGACAAAAGAGGCGGTGGGCCTGACGAATATATGGATCGGGCTTTTCAGCGGTTTTGTGTTTGGTATCCTTGTCTCCTTTGCGGGGTGTCTCCGCGGGATGCAATGCGGGAGAAGCGCCTCCGCGGTCGGCGATGCAACGACATCAGCAGTGGTGACGAGTATTGTGAGCATTATCATTGCAACCGCGATCATCACCATACTATGCGACGTACTGGGGCTCTGA
- a CDS encoding type II toxin-antitoxin system Phd/YefM family antitoxin, which yields MKIYTYSEAREKLSRILEESKIEEVVIKRRKGDMYTIVPKSTRTRRSPFDVPGLSKSISRQEILEAISESRERS from the coding sequence ATGAAAATATATACTTATTCTGAGGCTAGAGAAAAACTTTCAAGGATCCTCGAAGAATCTAAGATTGAAGAGGTAGTAATTAAACGTCGCAAAGGTGATATGTACACCATTGTTCCTAAATCCACCCGCACTCGCCGTTCCCCATTCGACGTACCAGGCTTGAGCAAAAGTATTTCCAGACAGGAAATACTGGAAGCAATCAGTGAATCAAGAGAAAGGTCATAA
- a CDS encoding type II toxin-antitoxin system VapC family toxin, translating into MEVVVDASAFLSVVFNEADRKWVIEKTSGFSLIAPEILPYEIANALTAMKKKRRLTDREALKAFNISQGIPVRLVPIRIYDALKIAIRRNIYAYDAFYIQCCLETKSPLISLDARMGEVAESLSIKVAT; encoded by the coding sequence ATGGAAGTAGTAGTTGATGCAAGCGCCTTTCTTTCCGTTGTTTTTAATGAAGCTGACAGAAAATGGGTCATTGAAAAAACATCAGGCTTTTCTCTTATTGCGCCGGAGATACTTCCCTACGAAATAGCCAATGCGCTGACGGCGATGAAGAAGAAAAGACGCTTAACAGATCGGGAAGCGCTTAAAGCATTTAACATATCGCAAGGCATTCCGGTAAGGCTTGTGCCTATAAGAATATATGATGCTTTAAAAATTGCTATTAGGCGTAATATCTATGCATACGATGCCTTTTATATTCAGTGCTGTCTTGAGACAAAATCACCCCTCATCAGCCTCGATGCCCGCATGGGCGAAGTTGCGGAAAGTTTATCAATAAAGGTGGCGACATAA
- a CDS encoding lipid-binding SYLF domain-containing protein encodes MKRKGLRKRYTGLLVPVLVSFVLLIITVLPARAADKEEAQAIVDKARITFSSFARDKNYSYLNDHLKDVKGLLIFPQVLKAGFILGGSGGTGVLTARDSKTGNWSEPAFYTIGSVSFGLQIGGEAAEVIMMIMSQRAVDSLLTTSVKLGGDTSIALGPVGTGAKGAITADIISFAKSKGIYAGLNLEGSVVKVRNGLNEAYYGKEVDPAEIIIKQDVSNKGSTRLRAALKKAAK; translated from the coding sequence ATGAAACGAAAAGGTTTAAGGAAACGTTATACAGGCTTATTGGTTCCGGTATTAGTATCTTTTGTTTTACTCATTATCACCGTCCTGCCTGCGAGGGCGGCCGATAAGGAAGAGGCACAGGCGATTGTCGATAAGGCGAGGATCACCTTCAGTTCCTTTGCGAGGGACAAAAATTACAGCTATCTCAACGATCACCTCAAGGACGTCAAGGGCCTTTTGATCTTCCCGCAGGTACTCAAGGCCGGTTTTATCCTCGGAGGCTCCGGCGGAACAGGCGTCCTCACAGCAAGGGACTCGAAGACAGGCAACTGGAGCGAGCCTGCCTTCTATACCATCGGCTCAGTGAGCTTCGGGCTCCAGATAGGCGGTGAAGCCGCGGAAGTCATCATGATGATTATGAGCCAGAGGGCAGTCGATTCCCTTCTCACCACATCGGTCAAACTGGGCGGTGATACATCTATTGCCCTCGGCCCTGTCGGCACCGGCGCAAAAGGGGCCATTACCGCGGATATCATCTCCTTCGCGAAATCCAAGGGCATCTACGCCGGATTAAACCTCGAGGGCTCTGTCGTGAAGGTGAGAAATGGTCTCAACGAGGCATACTACGGCAAGGAAGTAGACCCTGCTGAGATCATTATAAAGCAGGATGTAAGCAACAAAGGGTCAACCCGGCTTCGTGCAGCATTAAAAAAGGCAGCGAAGTAG
- a CDS encoding AMP-binding protein: protein MFSKYPILKTIVEEACRLLFKVYFFLFHRVRVEGLENVPKGLEKLIIISNHESLIDGVLLWTYLDLNLKILVSRTRAQERRFRFFMQNDYAVPLDTMNPYSLKGIIDKVNKGTPLLVFPEGRMTKTGSIMKVYEGTGFVAYKTGAWILPVHLSNTYSTIFSKKKENRRRIFAPVAITIGKVLEPIALEDMVPKKRKKKAAAMIYKALCDMTYEATNRPSTLPHEFIRLGKGNGSRILYKDSTGKEVSYRRSLTGAFVLGGCLAKLPDKNIGLLLPNLTVTALIFMGLQLFRKVPVFLNYATGPAALQHSMELADLATIITSQQFLERTRINRSVFEGKNVIFIEELGEKIDLKQKFTGIMRSIFPGPYALMRPGEEKETAVILFTSGSEGVPKGVCLSHENIISNIRQALTKVDVRETDYFLNALPVFHSFGLTIGTILPMFAGAKAFLYVSPLHYRVVPEIAYDEGCTIFIGTNTFLNGYSKKAHPYDFYSMRYIFCGAEALSDSVFDRYAKVYGVRVMSGYGATECSPIISINNALEHEYGTVGKILPGMEYRLVPVEGIDNEQGRVGKLYIKGKNVMKGYLKNEKANEKFLVEDQGWYDTGDIVEITEDGFIRIVGRLKRFSKISGEMVSLTAVEEALAGQFGERKEVAVMAVSDERKGERLIIVTNSKDAEQKTVREILKAKGFSDLACPREIRYMKDIPKLGTGKIDYVRLKELL from the coding sequence ATGTTCAGCAAGTATCCCATTCTGAAAACAATCGTCGAGGAAGCCTGCCGGCTTCTCTTCAAGGTCTATTTCTTTCTTTTCCACAGGGTAAGGGTCGAGGGGCTGGAGAACGTGCCGAAGGGACTTGAAAAGCTGATAATCATCTCCAACCATGAAAGCCTTATCGACGGGGTACTGCTCTGGACCTATTTGGATCTTAACCTCAAGATCCTTGTGAGCAGGACAAGGGCCCAGGAACGCCGTTTCAGGTTTTTCATGCAGAACGATTACGCGGTACCGCTGGATACGATGAACCCCTATTCCCTGAAAGGGATCATCGACAAGGTGAACAAGGGCACGCCGCTCCTTGTCTTTCCGGAAGGAAGGATGACAAAAACGGGGAGCATCATGAAGGTCTATGAAGGGACGGGATTTGTCGCGTACAAGACAGGGGCATGGATACTGCCTGTCCATCTCAGCAATACCTACTCGACGATATTTTCCAAAAAGAAGGAGAACCGCAGGAGGATCTTCGCACCCGTTGCGATCACCATCGGAAAGGTCCTTGAGCCCATAGCCCTGGAAGATATGGTGCCGAAGAAGCGGAAGAAGAAGGCCGCGGCAATGATCTACAAGGCCCTCTGCGATATGACCTACGAGGCGACAAACAGGCCTTCAACGCTGCCGCACGAGTTTATCAGGCTCGGCAAAGGGAACGGAAGCAGGATACTATACAAAGACTCGACAGGGAAGGAGGTAAGCTACAGGAGATCACTGACAGGCGCCTTTGTACTGGGGGGCTGTCTCGCAAAGCTGCCCGATAAGAACATCGGCCTGCTCCTGCCGAACCTGACCGTCACGGCCCTTATCTTCATGGGGTTGCAGCTTTTCAGGAAGGTACCGGTCTTCCTTAACTACGCGACCGGCCCGGCTGCACTGCAACATTCCATGGAACTTGCCGATCTCGCCACCATCATAACGTCGCAACAGTTTCTTGAACGGACCAGGATCAACCGGTCTGTCTTTGAAGGAAAGAACGTTATCTTTATCGAAGAGCTGGGGGAAAAGATAGATTTAAAACAGAAGTTTACAGGCATCATGCGTAGCATATTTCCCGGTCCTTATGCGCTGATGAGACCGGGTGAGGAAAAAGAGACGGCGGTGATCCTCTTTACCTCCGGTTCCGAAGGCGTACCCAAAGGGGTCTGCCTCTCCCATGAGAATATCATCTCCAACATCCGCCAGGCACTCACAAAGGTAGACGTGCGGGAGACGGATTATTTCCTTAATGCCCTGCCGGTCTTTCACAGCTTCGGCCTGACCATCGGTACCATACTGCCGATGTTCGCCGGTGCAAAGGCGTTTCTCTATGTGAGTCCCCTCCATTACAGGGTCGTGCCGGAGATAGCCTATGACGAAGGGTGTACGATCTTTATAGGGACCAACACGTTCCTGAACGGCTACAGCAAAAAGGCGCACCCCTACGATTTCTATTCCATGCGGTACATCTTCTGCGGGGCCGAGGCATTGAGCGACAGCGTATTCGACAGATACGCAAAGGTCTACGGCGTGCGGGTCATGTCGGGGTACGGCGCCACGGAATGTTCCCCGATCATCAGCATCAACAATGCCCTCGAACATGAATACGGGACAGTGGGGAAGATATTGCCCGGTATGGAATACAGGCTTGTGCCCGTTGAGGGCATCGACAATGAGCAGGGGAGGGTGGGCAAGCTTTACATCAAAGGCAAGAACGTGATGAAGGGGTATCTGAAAAACGAAAAGGCGAACGAGAAATTTCTCGTAGAGGATCAGGGCTGGTATGATACGGGCGATATTGTGGAGATCACGGAGGACGGTTTTATAAGGATAGTGGGCAGGCTGAAGAGGTTTTCCAAGATCAGCGGGGAGATGGTCTCCCTCACGGCGGTGGAAGAGGCCCTTGCCGGTCAATTCGGTGAACGCAAGGAGGTTGCCGTCATGGCCGTTTCGGATGAACGGAAGGGCGAGCGGCTGATCATCGTTACAAACAGCAAAGATGCCGAACAGAAGACGGTAAGGGAGATATTGAAGGCAAAGGGTTTTTCCGACCTCGCCTGTCCGAGAGAGATCCGGTACATGAAGGATATACCCAAGCTCGGCACCGGGAAGATCGACTACGTGCGGCTGAAGGAACTGCTGTAA